A single window of Granulicella mallensis MP5ACTX8 DNA harbors:
- a CDS encoding glycoside hydrolase family 3 C-terminal domain-containing protein yields MKKQRKLGMAIGLVWVCTACFGQEVCSNKQTPQQIDARIDELIAKMTVSERIAQLQDRAPAIERLGLPSYNWWNEGLHGLARDGYATVFPQAIGLAATWDAPLLHEVGDVVSTEARAKFYSHGGENTPRFGGLTVWSPNINIFRDPRWGRGQETYGEDPFLTATLGTQFVEGVQGNDPFYLKADATPKHFAAHSGPEEGRDSFNAVVSPHDLADTYLPAFHALTTNAHAAALMCSYNEIDGTPSCASGNNLQDLVRERWGFKGYVVSDCDAVGNIAGYHHFATDNAHGAADALNAGVDLDCGNTYAALSKSLDQNLTTEAKLNQALHRLLLARVRLGMLDPLSCSPYRDIGAEELDSPAHHTLALRAAEESIVLLKNDGVLPLQASTQKVSVIGPTADMVKVLEANYHGTALHPITPLDGFRSRFHDVSYAQGSLLAEGVSAPVPRNALRVAAAPGSSAGLQAEYFDKASLEGTPAFQNTAEKIDFDLNRASFLPALKSKQYAARWTGFLVPPAAGSYTLRVNIERCWDCTTHDGFRLFVDDKLVLENHGAKGDADHKTFDFVDTAPHAIRLEYLHTGEDDGVALEWEPPAAALLDQAVQTAAKSDVIVAFVGLSPDLEGEALQLRLKGFNGGDRTSLDLPEAQRTLLSRLTQLHKPVIIVLTSGSGVALGPEAKDAAGVLEAWYPGEAGGEALAGILAGNVNPSGRLPVTFYRSVDDLPAFTDYSMAHRTYRYFDGPVLFPFGYGLSYSHFQYGQLRLSTHMLKTSEPLVAMVTVHNESQREGTEVAELYLQPPQASGAPRLTLQGVQRVALRPGETRELTFKLAPGQLSTVDTSGARTVRAGEYKLFVGGVQPDLNVSKGVAFRIEGASLPQ; encoded by the coding sequence ATGAAGAAACAACGCAAATTGGGAATGGCCATTGGGCTCGTCTGGGTCTGCACCGCCTGCTTTGGGCAGGAGGTTTGTTCGAACAAACAAACCCCGCAGCAGATTGACGCCCGCATCGACGAGCTGATTGCGAAGATGACGGTGTCGGAACGTATTGCCCAGTTGCAGGATCGTGCGCCCGCCATAGAACGCCTTGGTCTGCCTTCGTACAACTGGTGGAACGAGGGACTTCACGGCCTGGCACGTGATGGCTATGCCACCGTATTTCCGCAGGCGATTGGGCTAGCCGCGACGTGGGATGCCCCTTTGCTGCACGAGGTGGGTGACGTCGTTTCGACGGAGGCACGTGCGAAGTTCTACAGCCATGGCGGAGAGAATACTCCTCGCTTTGGCGGACTTACCGTGTGGTCGCCCAATATCAACATCTTTCGCGATCCGCGCTGGGGCCGAGGGCAGGAGACCTACGGCGAAGATCCGTTCCTGACTGCAACGCTCGGAACACAGTTCGTGGAAGGCGTGCAGGGAAACGATCCGTTTTATTTGAAGGCAGATGCGACACCGAAACATTTTGCGGCGCATAGCGGGCCGGAGGAAGGCCGCGACAGCTTCAATGCCGTGGTCTCGCCGCACGATCTTGCCGACACATATCTACCCGCGTTCCATGCGCTTACAACCAACGCCCATGCGGCAGCGCTGATGTGCTCCTACAACGAGATCGACGGAACACCTTCCTGCGCCAGCGGCAACAATCTGCAGGACCTCGTTCGCGAGCGCTGGGGGTTCAAGGGTTATGTCGTCTCTGACTGCGACGCCGTTGGCAATATTGCCGGCTACCACCACTTCGCTACCGACAACGCCCATGGCGCAGCGGACGCGCTGAACGCAGGCGTAGATCTGGACTGCGGCAATACCTACGCCGCCCTGTCGAAGAGCCTCGATCAGAATCTGACAACGGAAGCGAAGCTGAACCAGGCGCTGCACCGCCTGCTGCTGGCGCGGGTACGGCTGGGAATGCTGGACCCGCTGTCGTGCTCACCCTATCGCGACATCGGAGCGGAAGAACTCGATTCGCCCGCACACCATACGCTTGCGCTGCGCGCGGCGGAGGAATCCATTGTGCTGCTGAAGAACGATGGAGTTCTTCCGCTACAGGCCTCAACACAGAAGGTATCGGTGATAGGTCCTACCGCCGACATGGTCAAAGTGCTGGAGGCCAACTACCACGGCACCGCTCTTCACCCCATCACTCCGCTGGACGGCTTTCGTTCCCGCTTTCACGATGTGAGCTACGCACAGGGCAGCCTGCTGGCGGAGGGTGTCTCTGCGCCGGTACCACGCAATGCGCTACGCGTTGCTGCGGCTCCAGGCTCCTCTGCCGGGCTCCAGGCTGAGTACTTCGATAAAGCCTCTTTGGAGGGCACGCCCGCATTCCAGAACACAGCGGAGAAGATCGACTTCGACTTGAATCGCGCGAGCTTTCTGCCTGCGCTCAAGTCCAAGCAGTACGCCGCCCGCTGGACGGGCTTTCTCGTTCCTCCGGCGGCAGGTTCCTATACGCTTCGGGTCAACATAGAGCGTTGCTGGGACTGCACCACGCACGATGGCTTCCGTCTGTTCGTAGACGACAAGCTTGTGCTGGAGAACCACGGAGCGAAAGGGGATGCCGACCACAAAACGTTCGACTTCGTCGACACCGCACCCCACGCGATTCGACTGGAGTACCTGCATACCGGTGAAGATGACGGCGTGGCGCTCGAATGGGAGCCTCCCGCAGCAGCACTACTGGATCAGGCCGTGCAAACCGCGGCAAAATCCGATGTCATCGTCGCGTTTGTTGGCCTCTCTCCCGATCTCGAGGGCGAAGCACTGCAGCTTCGGCTGAAAGGCTTCAACGGAGGCGATCGCACCAGCCTGGATCTGCCTGAGGCACAGCGCACACTCCTCAGCCGTCTCACCCAATTGCACAAGCCGGTCATCATCGTACTTACGTCAGGGTCGGGAGTGGCGCTCGGTCCAGAGGCAAAGGATGCAGCCGGAGTGCTCGAGGCCTGGTACCCAGGTGAAGCCGGTGGAGAAGCTCTTGCAGGCATACTGGCCGGCAACGTAAACCCGTCCGGTCGCCTGCCTGTAACCTTCTATCGTTCCGTGGATGACCTGCCAGCCTTCACGGACTACAGCATGGCACACCGCACCTATCGTTATTTCGACGGTCCAGTGCTGTTCCCTTTCGGCTATGGACTCAGCTACAGCCACTTTCAATATGGACAGCTACGGTTATCGACTCACATGCTCAAGACGTCCGAACCGCTGGTGGCAATGGTGACAGTACACAACGAGAGCCAGCGTGAGGGCACTGAGGTAGCGGAACTCTACTTGCAGCCGCCCCAGGCTTCCGGAGCTCCGCGACTCACACTTCAGGGGGTGCAGCGCGTTGCGTTGCGTCCGGGAGAAACACGTGAACTTACATTCAAGTTGGCGCCCGGCCAACTGAGTACAGTTGATACCTCTGGCGCAAGGACGGTCCGAGCGGGTGAGTACAAGCTTTTCGTGGGCGGAGTGCAGCCGGACTTGAACGTGAGCAAGGGCGTCGCGTTCAGGATCGAAGGAGCATCGCTCCCGCAGTAA
- a CDS encoding aminotransferase class V-fold PLP-dependent enzyme, producing MNLKFGWSRRSFLSMLGAASGSLFAGREAKGSELLVGEHEHSLSKIDGNPIVPITTGLGSTGDIYAELGVKPLINIVGTVTVIGGSVMKPEVMELIRRGNEHFVLIDELEVAAGKFIAKLCKSPVGYTGLVTGGAAAAMVVGYAGMMTEDLEPRLKACPDVTGFPRTEVIIQKSHRYAFDHQIRQTGAKLIEVETREEMIAAINPRTLAIHFTNILSDKGKVSGPETVEIARKHGIYTFNDASADVPPVSRLWEYPAIGFDMVTFSGGKDICGPQASGILIGKEELIHWALMNMSPQEDRIGRCCKVGKETIFGLLKALEIFVNQDYDATLRMYDARAQVISDAVAKFGVKAQPREFDPQALGNVTPSYSWMIDSSKLAITGHEVMLQLAATQPVGIGSMGADSGGMRGRNPDANSDKSTAKAAKPKRAERAAKNPNTFGFAVWQLKEGEDKIIADRLVEIFSAAPKA from the coding sequence ATGAATTTGAAGTTCGGTTGGAGTCGTCGGTCCTTTCTTTCTATGTTGGGCGCAGCGAGCGGAAGTTTATTTGCCGGACGCGAGGCAAAAGGTTCTGAGCTACTTGTGGGCGAACACGAACACTCCCTGTCGAAGATTGACGGCAATCCTATCGTGCCGATCACCACAGGGCTAGGTTCAACCGGGGATATCTATGCCGAGCTTGGAGTAAAGCCTCTCATCAATATCGTGGGTACTGTGACCGTAATCGGTGGCTCCGTGATGAAGCCCGAGGTTATGGAGCTTATTCGCCGAGGCAATGAACACTTTGTCTTGATTGATGAATTGGAAGTTGCTGCTGGAAAATTTATTGCCAAGCTCTGTAAGTCACCCGTGGGATATACAGGTCTCGTTACCGGCGGTGCGGCGGCTGCCATGGTGGTTGGCTATGCCGGAATGATGACCGAGGATCTTGAGCCTCGCCTCAAGGCCTGTCCTGATGTAACAGGTTTTCCCCGGACAGAGGTCATCATTCAAAAGAGCCATCGGTATGCTTTTGACCATCAGATACGCCAGACTGGCGCAAAGTTGATCGAGGTCGAAACGCGAGAGGAGATGATCGCCGCGATTAATCCCAGGACACTTGCCATCCACTTCACGAACATCCTCTCCGATAAGGGCAAAGTGAGTGGGCCGGAGACCGTGGAGATCGCCAGGAAGCACGGCATCTATACCTTCAACGATGCCTCGGCTGATGTGCCGCCGGTATCGCGTCTTTGGGAGTATCCAGCGATCGGTTTCGACATGGTGACCTTCAGCGGCGGCAAGGATATCTGCGGACCTCAGGCATCCGGAATCCTGATAGGCAAAGAAGAGTTAATTCACTGGGCTCTGATGAATATGAGTCCGCAGGAAGACCGTATTGGACGGTGCTGCAAGGTCGGCAAGGAAACTATCTTTGGCTTACTGAAGGCACTGGAGATATTCGTCAATCAGGACTACGACGCAACGTTGAGAATGTATGACGCGCGCGCGCAGGTGATCTCTGACGCGGTAGCAAAGTTCGGTGTCAAAGCCCAGCCTCGGGAGTTCGACCCGCAGGCACTGGGAAATGTCACGCCAAGCTATAGCTGGATGATCGACTCCTCGAAGCTTGCGATCACGGGACACGAGGTGATGCTTCAGCTGGCAGCTACGCAGCCCGTCGGAATTGGAAGCATGGGCGCTGATTCCGGTGGCATGCGGGGACGGAACCCCGACGCAAATTCGGATAAGTCCACCGCTAAAGCAGCAAAGCCGAAACGTGCTGAACGTGCAGCGAAGAATCCAAATACGTTTGGATTTGCCGTCTGGCAGTTGAAAGAAGGCGAAGACAAGATCATTGCAGACAGGCTTGTCGAAATATTCAGTGCAGCGCCAAAAGCCTAG
- a CDS encoding oxidoreductase, translating to MNNETQKIRVALIGYGYAGRVFHAPLIRSVAGLELTVVGSSRKEAVLADLPGVHVCAASEVASRADVDLVVIASPNDSHHPLAADALRAGKSVVIDKPFTVDLDEARSLVSLARQQGQLLTAFHNRRWDSEILASKAIIESSALGEISHFECHMDRFRPNVRQRWREDPGPGAGLWFDLGPHLIDLAVYLFGLPHSVNASFGVMRAGGKTDDWAHVQLNYDRLRVILHASLLASGGGPRTIIHGTTASWAKYGADTQEAQLNQGVLPGSPGFGYDPDPGVLYEGATGKRVEIPVPAADQSLFYAGVRDAILKLKPMPIPLEDALAGMAILQTSFDSGKQERALSIPLTEEERLAWSEARRLQLISR from the coding sequence ATGAATAACGAAACGCAGAAAATTCGGGTTGCCCTCATCGGCTATGGCTACGCAGGCAGGGTGTTTCACGCTCCACTGATTCGTTCGGTAGCGGGGCTCGAGCTAACTGTCGTTGGGTCTAGCAGGAAGGAGGCTGTCTTAGCGGATCTGCCCGGGGTCCATGTCTGTGCCGCCAGCGAAGTCGCTAGCCGCGCCGATGTCGATCTCGTGGTGATCGCCAGTCCGAACGATAGCCATCACCCCCTGGCTGCGGATGCCTTGCGTGCCGGCAAAAGCGTTGTCATCGACAAGCCCTTTACGGTAGACCTCGATGAAGCCCGGTCTCTGGTGAGTCTTGCGCGTCAACAGGGACAGTTGCTGACTGCCTTCCACAATCGGCGTTGGGATAGTGAGATCCTCGCGAGCAAGGCCATCATCGAGTCCAGCGCGCTTGGAGAGATATCGCACTTCGAATGTCACATGGATCGATTTCGACCGAACGTCCGCCAGCGGTGGCGAGAAGACCCCGGGCCGGGTGCAGGTTTGTGGTTCGATCTTGGTCCGCACCTTATCGATCTGGCGGTCTATCTCTTTGGGCTCCCACACTCCGTCAATGCAAGCTTCGGAGTGATGCGTGCTGGCGGTAAAACGGACGATTGGGCGCATGTTCAACTGAACTATGATCGTCTCCGAGTCATCCTGCACGCTTCCTTACTCGCTTCCGGTGGTGGTCCGCGAACCATCATTCATGGGACGACCGCGAGCTGGGCAAAGTATGGAGCCGATACTCAGGAAGCGCAATTGAACCAGGGCGTTCTTCCCGGATCGCCGGGCTTTGGGTACGATCCTGATCCCGGTGTCCTCTATGAAGGAGCCACAGGCAAGAGAGTCGAGATTCCTGTTCCTGCGGCAGACCAAAGTCTTTTTTATGCAGGGGTAAGGGACGCAATCCTAAAGTTGAAACCCATGCCGATTCCCCTGGAAGATGCTCTGGCTGGGATGGCTATTTTGCAGACTTCTTTTGATTCAGGGAAGCAGGAGAGGGCTTTGTCGATCCCGTTGACGGAAGAGGAACGTCTTGCCTGGTCTGAAGCGAGACGCTTGCAGCTAATATCGCGATGA
- a CDS encoding MFS transporter, translated as MVVGRRTRVRWFLSFWLFILSGVAFLDRTNISIAGLEISREFGLSNQRLGWIFSAFLIGYAGFQLPAGYLAARFGPRRVLTFGVFWWGIATALTAVMPSGLPHSLALFIAVRFALGAGEAVIYPAANQFVARWIPQQERGFVNGLIFAGVGAGSGLTPPLLTWIIVEQGWRAAFWFSATIGFAAGAIWWVFARDTPEDHPGVARSELVEIRQGLQSNSADTLEGPVSQGTAISWRAIFARKDLAALMAGYFSFGYIAWVFFSWFFLYMAQVRGFDLKASARYAMLPFLCMTVFSLVGGALSDWLTRLYGLRVGRCYLAAFSLFLTSVFLVLGSQARSPQLAGIILAGGAGALYLSQSTFWSVSVDIAGRSSGVFSSIVNMGGQIGGALTASLTPWIAQRFGWTTSFAVAAAFAIIGGLCWLVVHPENALEA; from the coding sequence ATGGTTGTAGGCCGGCGCACGAGAGTCAGATGGTTTCTGAGTTTCTGGCTCTTCATTCTCAGTGGAGTCGCCTTCCTTGATCGCACGAATATCTCGATCGCGGGGCTTGAAATCAGCCGTGAATTTGGGCTTAGCAATCAGCGCCTCGGTTGGATCTTCTCTGCGTTTCTGATTGGTTATGCCGGCTTCCAGTTACCTGCAGGCTATCTGGCGGCGCGTTTCGGGCCGCGGCGCGTTCTCACCTTTGGAGTGTTCTGGTGGGGCATTGCAACGGCACTTACCGCGGTGATGCCTTCGGGGCTCCCGCATTCGCTCGCGCTCTTTATTGCTGTCAGGTTTGCGCTCGGTGCCGGCGAAGCTGTGATCTATCCTGCCGCCAATCAATTCGTCGCACGATGGATACCGCAGCAGGAACGAGGCTTCGTCAATGGACTTATCTTTGCCGGCGTAGGAGCAGGAAGCGGACTAACCCCACCACTGCTCACATGGATCATTGTCGAGCAAGGTTGGCGCGCCGCTTTCTGGTTCAGCGCCACCATCGGCTTTGCGGCAGGAGCGATCTGGTGGGTCTTTGCGCGCGATACACCCGAAGATCATCCCGGCGTTGCCAGGTCGGAACTGGTCGAGATCAGACAAGGGCTGCAATCAAATTCAGCCGACACCCTGGAGGGGCCGGTTTCACAAGGCACGGCCATCTCATGGAGAGCTATTTTCGCGCGAAAGGATCTCGCAGCCCTGATGGCCGGCTATTTCAGCTTTGGCTATATTGCCTGGGTCTTTTTCAGCTGGTTCTTTCTCTATATGGCGCAGGTACGAGGATTCGATCTAAAGGCCAGCGCCCGTTATGCCATGCTTCCCTTCCTTTGCATGACCGTGTTTAGCCTCGTTGGCGGCGCCCTGTCCGACTGGTTGACCCGTCTTTACGGGCTGCGCGTGGGACGATGCTATCTTGCAGCGTTTTCCTTGTTTTTGACGAGTGTATTCCTCGTACTTGGCTCGCAGGCGAGAAGCCCACAACTGGCTGGCATCATCCTTGCCGGTGGTGCCGGGGCCCTCTATCTTTCGCAAAGCACTTTCTGGTCTGTCTCGGTAGATATTGCCGGTCGCAGCTCAGGTGTTTTCTCGTCCATCGTGAATATGGGAGGACAGATAGGGGGTGCGCTCACGGCTTCTCTCACTCCATGGATTGCACAGCGTTTCGGCTGGACAACATCGTTTGCGGTAGCTGCCGCCTTTGCGATCATAGGTGGCCTTTGCTGGCTTGTCGTCCACCCAGAGAACGCACTGGAAGCATGA
- a CDS encoding ATP-binding protein: protein MIRQLKSTVLVWLFAISISISPLIGQVVPAPTTPASVSASDVSSGAQTVEEPGNKPSAMIMGWSFTGEETPQTTATDKPAILEPGNPGFVVFFNPQGPTSPTTEFRYRLIGYDPDWTMTREHIAHYRRLSPGKYTFEVQSRQGGGQWHSPGARLSVVQHPFFYQTWYFYLLVILGLVILVAQLLSQRDQLLKGQMGIVLEERNRIASDCHDTLMAGFAAISWQLEATAKLFRDTDEPDTPAAKSCELARSMVAHCQAEARRIIWDLRDSEELTNMLSQALSRAITTHRLKDSIETTLDVQGNEIPIAPGAVHHLVCIGQEAVTNAMRHANASTIQITLRFESDSLSLSIRDNGQGFHSSSSTIRTGHFGIPVMEERARKLGGVLRLHSTEGVGTEVAVTVDFQTINQPIRQQHHVVPWIGV, encoded by the coding sequence GTGATACGTCAGCTCAAGTCAACCGTACTGGTATGGCTGTTCGCCATCAGCATTTCAATCAGCCCTTTGATTGGACAAGTTGTTCCTGCGCCAACGACACCCGCGTCCGTTTCGGCTTCCGATGTATCGTCCGGAGCTCAAACAGTGGAGGAGCCAGGAAATAAGCCGAGTGCCATGATTATGGGCTGGTCCTTCACAGGGGAAGAAACTCCCCAAACTACAGCCACCGACAAACCAGCCATCCTGGAACCGGGAAATCCCGGGTTTGTCGTTTTTTTCAATCCGCAGGGGCCAACCTCCCCGACGACGGAGTTTCGTTATCGGCTTATCGGCTACGACCCCGACTGGACCATGACCCGCGAACATATTGCGCACTATAGAAGGCTTTCACCGGGCAAGTACACCTTTGAGGTGCAATCGCGGCAAGGGGGTGGACAGTGGCATTCGCCTGGCGCCAGGCTCTCCGTTGTGCAGCACCCGTTCTTTTATCAAACCTGGTACTTCTACCTGCTTGTCATTCTTGGGCTTGTCATCCTGGTCGCACAGTTGCTTAGTCAACGCGATCAGCTTCTAAAAGGGCAAATGGGCATTGTTCTAGAGGAACGCAATCGTATCGCGAGCGATTGTCACGACACGCTGATGGCGGGCTTTGCAGCTATCTCCTGGCAGCTCGAGGCAACCGCCAAGTTGTTCCGGGACACGGACGAACCGGACACACCGGCAGCAAAGTCCTGTGAACTTGCGCGCAGTATGGTCGCTCATTGCCAGGCAGAAGCTCGACGGATCATCTGGGACCTTCGCGATTCAGAAGAGCTCACCAACATGCTCTCCCAGGCTCTATCGCGTGCCATCACCACCCATCGCCTCAAGGATTCCATCGAGACCACACTTGACGTCCAGGGAAACGAGATACCGATTGCTCCCGGCGCTGTCCATCACCTCGTCTGCATCGGGCAGGAGGCAGTAACAAATGCCATGCGTCATGCCAACGCATCCACCATCCAGATCACCCTGCGCTTTGAAAGCGACTCTCTCAGCTTGAGCATTCGAGATAACGGGCAAGGCTTCCACTCATCGAGCTCCACGATCCGCACAGGCCACTTTGGAATCCCGGTGATGGAAGAGAGAGCCAGAAAACTCGGTGGTGTACTCCGGCTACACAGCACAGAAGGTGTAGGAACAGAAGTAGCCGTCACCGTTGACTTTCAAACCATCAACCAGCCAATCCGGCAGCAGCACCATGTCGTGCCATGGATTGGAGTTTAG
- a CDS encoding response regulator → MKQIRVLLVEDHFLARIALQSVLAGHSQIRVIGEASDGEQGIELYRALKPDVVVLDLRLPRISGFDVITTLRKAPRPARIVVLSNYHGSEDIYRAVRSGAMGYLTKDASGEELINAIQTVDRDLRYLPRLALDRLAERTPAVELTPREREVLICITQGRSNREIAEQLHIAEKTVRIHVSSVLDKMGARDRTQATIYALQRGLVHLD, encoded by the coding sequence ATGAAGCAGATTCGTGTCCTCCTCGTTGAGGATCATTTTCTAGCTCGCATCGCTTTGCAGTCGGTTCTGGCCGGTCATTCCCAGATCCGCGTCATTGGGGAAGCCTCCGATGGAGAGCAAGGCATTGAACTTTACCGGGCCTTGAAGCCCGACGTCGTCGTCCTGGACCTGAGGCTTCCCCGCATCAGCGGCTTCGACGTGATAACGACGCTACGCAAAGCGCCACGGCCGGCGCGTATCGTGGTGCTCTCCAACTATCACGGGTCAGAGGATATCTATCGCGCCGTGCGGTCAGGTGCCATGGGTTACCTCACGAAAGATGCCAGCGGAGAGGAGCTGATCAACGCGATTCAGACCGTCGACCGGGATCTGCGCTATCTGCCTCGCTTAGCCCTGGATCGTCTTGCCGAACGCACGCCCGCTGTCGAGCTAACCCCTCGCGAGAGAGAGGTCCTGATCTGCATCACACAAGGCCGTTCCAACCGCGAGATCGCGGAGCAACTTCACATCGCTGAAAAAACTGTACGAATCCATGTGTCGTCAGTCCTCGACAAAATGGGGGCGCGTGATCGCACCCAGGCAACAATTTATGCGCTGCAACGCGGCTTGGTACACCTCGATTAG
- a CDS encoding RraA family protein codes for MLKRKNTIVLGLLLSGLAITTFVTATLYADTPLSAADYDHDPVRLLQAYRHVEAASVSDAEEQLLHERHYMSHKMQPIFPTKFAGVALTVLLKKEENKDPKALSGMLSAIDSGGAGSVYVMKVEDGEDIAGMGGLMGTAMFSREFAGAVVDGGVRDLPQLKKIGFPVYSTGSVPSTSVSHYRFGGVNVPIEVGGTLVNAGDIVVADQDGVVIVPRAHATAVLLLAQKLDDSEHSMYPYIEKFHSIVEAVRQFGRI; via the coding sequence ATGTTGAAGCGTAAAAACACGATCGTCCTTGGGCTACTGCTATCAGGCCTGGCAATCACCACCTTTGTAACTGCGACCCTCTATGCGGATACACCCCTGAGCGCCGCCGACTATGACCACGATCCTGTTCGGCTGTTGCAGGCTTACCGGCACGTTGAAGCGGCCTCCGTGTCGGACGCGGAAGAGCAGTTACTCCACGAAAGACATTACATGTCGCACAAGATGCAGCCGATCTTTCCAACCAAGTTCGCCGGCGTAGCCCTGACCGTGTTACTCAAGAAGGAAGAGAACAAGGATCCAAAGGCACTTTCAGGAATGCTCTCTGCAATCGATAGCGGGGGCGCCGGGTCCGTCTATGTCATGAAGGTCGAAGATGGCGAGGATATCGCAGGCATGGGCGGCTTGATGGGTACAGCCATGTTTTCGCGCGAGTTTGCTGGAGCCGTGGTGGATGGCGGAGTGCGCGACCTGCCTCAATTGAAGAAAATCGGCTTCCCCGTTTATTCGACAGGTTCAGTTCCGTCAACTTCGGTATCTCATTACCGTTTTGGCGGAGTGAATGTACCGATTGAAGTAGGTGGGACCCTCGTCAATGCTGGAGACATTGTTGTCGCCGATCAGGATGGCGTCGTCATCGTGCCTCGCGCACACGCTACAGCAGTTCTTCTTCTCGCCCAAAAACTGGACGACAGCGAGCACAGCATGTATCCGTACATCGAGAAGTTTCACTCCATCGTTGAAGCGGTCCGGCAGTTCGGCAGGATTTAA
- a CDS encoding selenocysteine synthase: MPILKEPSTEPFSRRRFFGWTSSLIASLGIPSFAESAKLTPPETTGGEDYYDKLGVPKIINAAGTYTTLTAACMPPVVLAAVQKAALHPVRLHDLQINAGEYIAKRLRCEGAVVTSGASGAISLATAACLQYANKIDPLAMPQAISGLKNQVIVQAAHRYGYDHAMFLCGARVTEVVTLDDYKRACASGTAIMTNFFNAAEEEVGFAGTAQIGREEWLRIAHEYNIPCHLDAAADMPPISNLWKYTGMGFDLVSFSGGKGMRGPQNAGLLLGKKHLTDLVNENNNPADGVGRGMKVAKEQIVGMVAAVDWVLSHTEESMQGDYQKRADLIAAAVKDIPSVTTEIVVPRIANHVPHLLIRFDPVITQTTTSEIVQHLRMGSPSIELNPNTGGKPNQGIPSSANTLVVGVWMLQPGEDKVVGQRLKEAFNKPKNHV, encoded by the coding sequence TTGCCGATTTTGAAAGAGCCATCCACCGAACCGTTCTCTCGCCGTCGCTTCTTTGGCTGGACGAGCTCCCTAATCGCGTCTTTGGGTATTCCCTCTTTCGCGGAGTCCGCAAAGCTGACGCCCCCAGAGACCACAGGTGGCGAAGATTATTACGACAAACTCGGCGTCCCTAAGATCATTAACGCCGCTGGCACCTATACGACCCTGACCGCAGCCTGCATGCCCCCGGTGGTTCTGGCCGCAGTTCAAAAGGCAGCGCTTCACCCGGTTCGTCTCCATGATCTGCAGATCAATGCCGGTGAATACATTGCGAAGCGCCTCAGGTGCGAAGGCGCAGTTGTCACTTCCGGAGCATCAGGGGCCATCAGCCTGGCCACTGCAGCCTGCCTGCAATACGCGAACAAGATCGATCCTCTGGCCATGCCCCAGGCCATAAGCGGCTTGAAGAATCAAGTCATCGTTCAAGCTGCACATCGCTACGGCTACGACCATGCCATGTTCCTTTGTGGCGCCCGCGTCACAGAGGTCGTTACACTCGACGACTATAAGCGAGCCTGTGCCAGCGGCACAGCCATCATGACAAACTTCTTCAATGCTGCAGAGGAGGAAGTTGGCTTTGCCGGAACTGCCCAGATAGGCCGCGAAGAGTGGCTAAGGATTGCGCACGAATACAACATTCCCTGCCATCTCGATGCGGCCGCCGACATGCCACCTATTTCCAATTTATGGAAATATACCGGCATGGGTTTCGATCTCGTCTCTTTTTCTGGCGGAAAAGGTATGCGGGGCCCTCAGAACGCTGGTCTACTATTGGGCAAAAAACATCTCACGGACCTGGTGAACGAGAATAATAATCCGGCCGATGGCGTCGGCCGCGGCATGAAAGTAGCCAAGGAACAGATTGTGGGGATGGTCGCGGCAGTGGACTGGGTGCTGTCACACACCGAGGAATCCATGCAAGGCGATTACCAAAAGCGAGCCGACCTGATTGCTGCTGCCGTAAAAGACATCCCATCGGTCACTACCGAAATTGTAGTTCCCCGAATAGCAAACCACGTTCCGCATCTGTTGATACGGTTTGATCCCGTTATCACGCAGACAACAACCAGCGAAATTGTTCAGCATCTTCGCATGGGTAGCCCTTCCATTGAGCTCAACCCCAACACGGGTGGGAAGCCCAACCAGGGCATACCCTCAAGCGCTAACACTCTTGTCGTTGGAGTCTGGATGCTGCAGCCCGGGGAAGATAAGGTCGTGGGTCAGCGCTTGAAGGAAGCCTTCAATAAGCCAAAGAACCACGTTTGA